In a genomic window of Melitaea cinxia chromosome 25, ilMelCinx1.1, whole genome shotgun sequence:
- the LOC123666122 gene encoding uncharacterized protein LOC123666122 → MHKDPTDDSEESGSRSGSRRSSGPFARRDSIKKEVEKKIQPASASSTPKKVAKTHNLDFLVTGKQLLKRSDRANSLPGSYHRRQSADYLLKSKRSLDSPRRIKSREKTRDTSLESNMSLDLSQMSDIENPTRNLKDKIPFATSTPKKVYQKANTLPSIQQLGRSKEENLESKENLMSCSRDSVKNSSSTGTYRQGVSTEFDYSSMSPECSGPSSGDSIAGIAQDTLISPRSQDLQDSSVCISRCDSREMGEWGHFWANYNNSLARVPISRYYDQCPTPYRSEDIDLTELEFPPETSKIRSPENIKSINNIIRNEGLRLTPRETQNIIKCAHMLGNVLTKAIERQSKEYKTEKIQELQEKANPEKELKKKAMTLNLRETALPIEVKEETRWESVPTQTDISLPNTKSAPIIFENILRQLSMSSLEVPGETEREQNKVDANNGDGN, encoded by the exons ATGCACAAAGATCCAACTGACGATTCAGAGGAATCTGGAAGCCGTTCAGGATCCAGAAGGAGCTCTGGCCCATTTGCTAGAAGAGACAGCATCAAGAAGGAAGTAGAAAAGAAGATACAACCAGCGTCAGCGTCATCTACGCCCAAAAAAGTCGCGAAAACCCATAACTTGGATTTCCTTGTGACAGGAAAGCAATTGCTTAAAAG AAGCGACCGCGCCAACTCTCTCCCAGGCTCCTACCATCGACGTCAATCAGCAGACTACCTTCTCAAGTCCAAACGTAGCCTCGATTCACCGCGGAGAATCAAGTCCAGGGAGAAGACTCGTGACACATCATTGGAGAGCAATATGTCCTTGGACTTAAGTCAG ATGTCAGACATCGAAAACCCAACACGAAATCTAAAGGACAAAATTCCATTTGCAACGTCGACTCCAAAGAAGGTCTACCAAAAGGCCAACACCCTACCAAGTATTCAGCAGCTAGGACGAAGTAAGGAGGAGAATCTGGAGTCCAAAGAGAACTTGATGTCCTGCAGTCGAGACAGCGTCAAGAATTCCTCATCGACCGGAACATACAG ACAAGGAGTGAGTACTGAGTTCGACTACTCATCAATGTCTCCGGAGTGCTCCGGTCCATCGTCGGGGGACAGCATCGCTGGCATCGCCCAGGATACATTGATCTCTCCTCGCAGTCAGGATCTTCAGGATTCGAG TGTCTGCATCAGTAGATGTGACTCAAGAGAGATGGGCGAGTGGGGTCACTTCTGGGCTAACTATAACAACTCCTTGGCTAGAGTTCCCATTAGTCGCTACTACGACCAATGCCCAACACCTTACCGTTCTGAAGACATCGACTTGACTGAATTGG AATTTCCACCTGAAACTTCTAAAATTCGTTCAccagaaaatataaaaagtataaataacataataaggAATGAAGGTCTACGTTTGACGCCGCGCGAAacgcaaaatataataaaatgcgcTCACATGTTAGGTAATGTACTGACAAAGGCGATCGAAAGGCAATCCAAAGAATACAAAACAGAAAAGATTCAGGAATTACAAGAAAAGGCTAACCCTGAAAAGGAATTAAAAAAGAAAGCTATGACCCTAAATCTGAGAGAGACAGCGCTACCGATAGAAGTGAAAGAGGAAACGAGATGGGAGAGCGTACCGACCCAAACTGATATTTCGTTGCCAAACACGAAAAGCGCGCCAATTATCTTCGAGAATATTTTGAGGCAGCTCTCGATGAGCTCGTTGGAAGTGCCCGGTGAAACTGAGAGAGAACAAAATAAGGTCGATGCGAATAATGGAgatggaaattaa